The following are encoded in a window of Malassezia japonica chromosome 7, complete sequence genomic DNA:
- a CDS encoding uncharacterized protein (EggNog:ENOG503NYPP; COG:K) gives MANVANTDRSTPGAAQNAAVGFGAQGTPGGEGAFQAGQGQMQQPQLLQNIQANVAALQRQWSLVNAQPDGPNKTAAQQYMTNQMRRLRAMHESVMNGQRPDAQGQGQGQGQGQMQGAMPGQMQGQVPGQMQGQQMQQGQYMQGQQLQGQQMQGQQMPGQQMPGQQMPGQTMPGQQIPGQSIQGQQMPSQQMPAHSVPAQSPMQNQAMNMQGQPMPVQQQQQQQQQQQQLSQMLQQQQYQQYQLQQYQLQQYQLQHARSGTPTQPGQASTQPMPSMPYAARPFSQGQTQGSPALSQARAATPTQPGGMPTAQTMPGYPGSFPQNTQRAPNQMYPPQVPPANYAQQRFSTPHAEGSANQDAAQASPHWSAAQPQRAPSAGPAPSTPASPMASAVAAGMAQGRDFPSIVQAFLVQCGAQLPPDWAAPFVGPAAQGQPGETRTVDLQRLFVKVVGAGGADHVHTVPNGWAMIASQLDLAVGPPGGETSAMNATPTPSDVPRRLAAYYVQRLGLFEKSWLAAQRRNEGTENQEQRTPVLQPQSVQTREGSTGASTPTTRQPSAPPSRQPSVPPPAAPVAAPNPFQNMEPAQVQAAVNQHMTQLQGMVAANHITPQQAMVQYNALQQALQTYNAEKASAGAQTAPAAAPRPFAAQTPWQAPPPAEAPAQAKPEEAKPIPTAPNMEQLRSNPAAQQALQLIQRGGLNPTQYSIALAIVRSALGQGQDAQGRPQTPGAPGVPNAPPAQSAQGAVPGAQAMPTPLAPGAPGVAPGMPGMPAGPAPMMAATPSPTTAGIPGSMAAPAIPPAPVAGPPVPGAPARTPTPGASVAAGGTPAPTGTPSTPGVSTGTPVPPSPMTGIGAPTVPVAPTPTPTTPAAAAPTPSPAPAKTEPTTYKIEYLPWHTNLVTYGGRDLDRIDRELVPRLAAYAQPRGVHELGTVDIYGLTMSLESRLSFETAYAVNTLLILSAGVNAPPSFQVPLASCDRLLDVLLDVLVENALGLAPRDADAHLAAAAQAEDAAALRSYGVLSETMPTYCASIDLALQDAGELCIFRRASTPKAEAEADRRVPLALSILVILRNVSMMPDNVAFLAQHPRFLPVLAALGRAAQNDARWGAGHDTSLAAFSLAEVLQIRKDLLTILLGLAGEHLALDEHAPITMATWFDLLRFFVLDANEFEARYGAPPLALERLTTIPAPQLNVQALMYQVPHHARFALQALSCFALPDANREAIAKYVPGPVLAQLAHTLIAMMPVELTDFRRLSSSSRLEYTETAATCLFHLVYLVPPTVKAVVRDTPGVPAILFRAAKRLLQSAPDYTRNPYGVLCRRLLDTLKLLSDGEDLFGNAPLQGMYWPAHDAQEAHAGDGQPKMRTGLLLDQDEAVLDILIRTPSVEESVADELLALVSAS, from the coding sequence ATGGCGAACGTCGCCAATACAGATCGAtcgacgccgggcgcggcgcagaaTGCCGCCGTGGGCTTCGGCGCACAGGGCACGCCAGGAGGTGAGGGTGCGTTCCAAGCGGGACAGGGCCAGATGCAGCAGCCCCAGCTCCTGCAAAACATCCAGGCGaacgtcgcggcgctccagcgGCAATGGTCGCTCGTAAACGCCCAGCCGGATGGGCCGAACAAGACGGCGGCACAGCAGTACATGACGAACCAGATGCGCAGGCTGCGTGCGATGCACGAGTCGGTGATGAACGGGCAGCGGCCCGACGCACAGGGACAAGGACAAGGACAAGGACAGGGACAGATGCAGGGCGCCATGCCGGGGCAGATGCAGGGACAGGTGCCAGGGCAGATGCAGGGACAGCAGATGCAACAAGGACAATACATGCAAGGACAGCAGCTGCAAGGACAGCAGATGCAAGGACAGCAGATGCCGGGACAGCAAATGCCGGGACAGCAAATGCCGGGACAGACAATGCCAGGACAGCAGATCCCAGGCCAATCGATCCAGGGCCAGCAAATGCCGTCGCAGCAAATGCCAGCCCACTCCGTGCCCGCCCAGTCTCCGATGCAGAACCAGGCGATGAACATGCAGGGCCAGCCCATGCcggtgcagcagcagcagcagcagcagcagcagcagcagcagctctCCCAGATgctccagcagcagcagtaCCAGCAGTACCAGCTCCAACAGTACCAGCTCCAGCAGTACCAGCTCCAGCACGCACggagcggcacgccgacgcagcCTGGCCAGGCGTCGACGCAGCCGATGCCTTCGATGCCGTACGCCGCTCGCCCCTTTTCCCAGGGCCAGACACAGGGCTCGCCTGCGCTCTCccaggcgcgcgccgcgacaccGACGCAGCCTGGTGGCATGCCCACGGCACAGACGATGCCGGGCTACCCCGGCTCGTTTCCCCAGAatacgcagcgcgcgccgaacCAAATGTACCCCCCGCAAGTCCCCCCGGCGAACTATGCACAGCAGCGCTTCTcgacgccgcacgccgaaGGCAGCGCGAATCAGGACGCGGCACAGGCCTCGCCGCACTGGAgtgccgcgcagccccagcgtgcgccgtcggccggcccggcgccgtcgacgccaGCGAGCCCGATGGCaagcgccgtcgcggcgggcATGGCGCAGGGCCGCGACTTTCCGTCGATCGTGCAGGCGTTCCTGGTGCAGTGTGGCGCACAGCTCCCGCCGGACTGGGCCGCGCCGTTTGTCGGCCCGGCCGCGCAGGGCCAGCCGGgcgagacgcgcaccgtggacctgcagcgcctctttgtCAAGGTCgtgggcgcgggcggcgccgatcACGTTCATACGGTGCCGAACGGGTGGGCGATGATTGCCTCGCAGCTCGACCTGGCTGTCGGCCCGCCGGGTGGCGAAACGAGCGCGATGAatgcgacgccgacgccgagcgacgtgcctcgccgcctcgcggcgtactatgtgcagcgcctcggcctctttgaAAAGTCGtggctcgccgcgcagcgccgcaacgaGGGCACAGAGAACcaggagcagcgcacgcccgtGCTCCAGCCCCAGAGCGTGCAAACCCGCGAAGGCAGCAcaggcgcctcgacgccgaccacgcgccagccgagcgcgccgccgtcgcgccagCCGAgtgtgccgccgcccgccgcgccggtcgctgcgccgaaCCCTTTCCAGAACATGGAGCCGGCGCAGGTCCAAGCGGCAGTCAACCAGCACATGACGCAGCTGCAGGGCATGGTCGCCGCGAACCACATCACGCCGCAGCAGGCCATGGTGCAGTACAATGCACTGCAGCAGGCCCTGCAGACGTACAATGCGGAAAAGGCCAGCGCGGGCGCCCAgacggcgcccgccgcggccccgCGCCCGTTTGCCGCCCAGACGCCGTGGCAggcaccgccgcccgccgaggcgccggcgcaggccaagcCGGAGGAGGCCAAGCCGATACCCACTGCGCCGAATATGGAGCAGCTGCGGTCGAatccggcggcgcagcaagcGCTCCAGCTGATCCAGCGCGGAGGACTCAATCCCACGCAGTACTCGATCGCCTTGGCGATCGTCCGATCGGCGCTGGGGCAGGGACAGGACGCACAAGGGCGGCCGCAGACGCCGGGCGCACCGGGCGTGCCGAATGCGCCTCCTGCACAGAGCGCACAGGGCGCTGTGCCTGGTGCACAGGCCATGCCGACGCCCctcgcgccaggcgcgccaGGTGTCGCGCCGGGCATGCCGGGCATGCCGGCCGGCCCTGCGCCGATGATGGCGGCCACGCCCAGTCCGACCACGGCGGGCATCCCTGGCTCGatggccgcgccggcgatcCCGCCAGCGCCGGTCGCGGGCCCGCCTgtgcccggcgcgcctgcgcgcaccccgacgccgggcgcctcggtcgcggcgggcggcacgcccgcgccgaccggcacgccgagcacgccgggTGTGTCGACAGgcacgccggtgccgccgagcccaATGACGGGCATCGGTGCGCCTACAGtgcccgtcgcgccgacgccgacgccgacgacgccggccgcggctgcgcccACCCCCAgccccgcgccggccaagaCGGAGCCGACGACGTACAAAATCGAGTACCTGCCGTGGCACACGAACCTCGTGACGTATGGCGGCCGCGACCTGGACCGCATCGACCGCGAGCTTGTCccccgcctcgcggccTACGCCCAGCCGCGGggcgtgcacgagctcgggaCGGTGGACATCTACGGCCTGACCATGTCGCTCGAGTCGCGGCTGTCGTTTGAGACGGCGTATGCGGTGAATACCCTCCTGATCCTGTCGGCCGGTGTGAATGCCCCCCCGTCATTCCAGGTGCCGCTTGCGTCGTGCGACCGGCTTTTGGATGTGCTCCTGGATGTGCTGGTCGAGAATGCGCTGGGCCTTGCGCCCCGGGacgccgatgcgcacctcgctgccgccgcacaggccgaggacgcggctgcgctgcgGTCATACGGCGTGCTGAGCGAGACGATGCCGACGTACTGTGCGTCGatcgacctcgcgctccaaGACGCCGGCGAGCTGTGCATCTTCCGGCGCGCTTCCACGCCCAaagccgaggccgaggccgaccgGCGCGTACCGCTCGCGCTCTCGATCCTGGTGATTTTGCGCAACGTGAGCATGATGCCGGACAATGTCGCgttcctcgcgcagcacccCCGCTTCCTGCCTgtgctcgcggcgctgggccgtgcggcgcagaaCGATGCGCGGTGGGGCGCGGGGCACGACACGAGTCTCGCGGCCTTTtccctcgccgaggtgctccaGATCCGCAAGGACCTGCTTACGATCCTGCTGGGCCTTGCCGGcgagcaccttgcgctggacgagcacgcgccgaTCACGATGGCGACGTGGTtcgacctgctgcgctTCTTTGTGCTGGATGCGAACGAGTTCGAGGCGCGctacggcgcgccgccgctggcgctcgagcgcctcacGACGATCCCCGCGCCGCAGTTGAacgtgcaggcgctcatGTACCAAGTCCCCCACCACGCGCGCTttgcgctccaggcgctgaGCTGCTTTGCGCTGCCGGATGCGAaccgcgaggcgatcgCCAAGTACGTCCCGGGCCcggtcctcgcgcagctcgcgcacacGCTTATCGCGATGATGCCCGTCGAGCTCACCGACTTTCGGCGGCTGAGCAGTTCGTCGCGCCTCGAGTACACCGagacggcggcgacgtgcctCTTCCACCTCGTGTACCTTGTCCCCCCCACGGTCAAGGCCGTGgtgcgcgacacgcccggCGTCCCTGCGATCCTCTTCCGTGCGGccaagcgcctgctgcagagcgcgccggaCTATACGCGGAACCCTTACGGGGTGCTGTGCCGCCGGCTCCTCGATACGCTCAAGCTGCtgagcgacggcgaggaccTGTTTGGCAACGCGCCGCTCCAGGGCATGTACTGGcccgcgcacgacgcccaGGAGGCGCACGCGGGCGACGGCCAGCCCAAGATGCGCACgggcctcctcctcgaccaggacgaggcggtgctcgacatACTCATCCgtacgccgagcgtcgaggagagcgtcgcggacgagctccttgcgtTGGTCTCGGCAAGCTAA
- the RPN1 gene encoding proteasome regulatory particle base subunit (BUSCO:EOG09260JED; COG:O; EggNog:ENOG503NU6Z) → MEREDAQAESIRVLSSDPERKEEKPQEVPNTKDTKSSDLSAEDEQLKTELEMLVERLSEGDKGLYRPALESLQTLIRTSTSSMTSVPKPLKFLRPHYPQLKDLYEKWQDASADKALYAEILSVLAMTYSNTGDHETLKFRLAADSMRASTTAEDLGHWGHEYVRHLSTELGEEYNARSEKEEDTTELLRLALLVVDFSLHHNAEVDAVDLLLELEAVEQLPQFVDKDTFERVCLYLVSCVNLLVPPDDVLFLRTAHEIYIKHQRYFEALVLAVRLADRTLIRADFEAPTNPVMRKQMAFLLARQQIPVEWLEDDEHKIEDQELLDCLYNKRLNEYFVDFGKELSVYDAKSTDDVYKAHLENSRPSLSTSVDSARGNLANVFVNAFVNAGFSNDPLLARAEEGNSYVYKTKDHGMLSAAASIGLSFLWDTDNGLAEIDKFSYSSDENVKAGALLACGLLHAGVRTEMDAPLALLSEHLESKSVPLLTSTVVGLGLAYAGACREDVMELLLPVLQDESQPMQVASLAALSLGLIFVGQAEGEIVSSILQTMMERDPAQLDEKWARFMALGLALLFVGQQENSDATIETLKAIEHPLSREVQILVDACSYAGTGNVLKIQTLLHYCAEHVTPEKKDDDEEKKDEEKDEKDEKDEKDPSDLFQAFSVLAIALIAMGEDVGAEMTLRHMSHLMHYGDPVIRRTVPLALALLNPSNPAIPVLDTLSKHSHDSDLDVALNAILAMGIVGAGTNNARLAQRLRQLASYYYKEPDCLFVVRVAQGLVHMGKGVLGIDPYHTDRLLFSRTAVAGLLATLVAFTDARGFVLDRSHWMLFYLVSAMRPRFLITLNEDLEKLPVSVRVGKAVDVVGQAGRPRTISGFQTHTTPVRLGSRERGVLGTEEYLSYTPILENVAILRKNPGNEEE, encoded by the coding sequence atggagcgcgaggatgCCCAGGCGGAAAGTATCCGTGTGCTTTCGAGCGACCCGGAGAGGAAAGAGGAGAAGCCTCAAGAGGTGCCGAACACCAAGGACACGAAAAGTAGCGATCTAAGTGCCGAGGATGAGCAGCTCAagaccgagctcgagatgctcgtcgagcgcctctcGGAGGGCGACAAAGGGCTGTACCGCcctgcgctcgagtcgctgcagacgctcattcgcacgagcacgtcgtcgatgACGTCTGTGCCGAAGCCGCTCAAGTTCCTGCGCCCCCACTACCCCCAGCTCAAGGACCTGTACGAAAAGTGGCAGGACGCGAGCGCGGACAAGGCGCTCTATGCAGAGATCCTGAGTGTGCTCGCAATGACCTACTCCAACACGGGCGACCACGAGACGCTCAAGttccgcctcgcggccgattcgatgcgcgcgtcgaccacCGCCGAGGACCTCGGGCACTGGGGCCACGAGTACGTGCGCCACCTCTcgaccgagctcggcgaggagtACAATGCACGCTCTGAAAAAGAGGAGGATACCACggagctgctgcggcttgcgctgctcgtcgtcgacttTTCGCTGCACCACAATGCCGAGGTGGACGCGGTGGACCTcttgctcgagctcgaggcggtggagCAGCTGCCGCAGTTTGTCGACAAGGACACGTTTGAGCGTGTGTGCCTGTATTTGGTGAGCTGCGTGAACTTGCTGGTGCCGCCGGACGACGTGCTGTtcctgcgcaccgcgcacgAAATCTACATCAAGCACCAGCGCTACTttgaggcgctcgtcctcgccgtccgcctcgcggaccGCACCCTGATCCGCGCCGACTTTGAGGCGCCGACCAACCCCGTGATGCGCAAGCAGATGGCCTtcctcctcgcgcggcagcaGATCCCGGTCGAGTggctcgaggacgacgagcacaAGATCGAGGAccaggagctgctcgactgCCTGTACAACAAGCGCCTGAACGAGTACTTTGTCGACTTTGGCAAGGAGCTCTCGGTGTACGACGCCAAGAGCACCGACGACGTGTACAAGGCGCACCTTGAAAACTCGCGCCCGTCGctctcgacgagcgtcgactcggcgcgcggcaacCTCGCCAACGTGTTTGTGAATGCGTTTGTCAACGCGGGCTTTAGCAACGATCCtctgctcgcgcgtgcggaAGAGGGCAACAGCTACGTGTACAAGACCAAGGACCACGGCATGCtctcggccgccgcgtcgatcgGCCTCTCGTTTTTGTGGGACACGGACAATGGCCTGGCGGAGATCGACAAGTTTAGCTACTCTTCCGACGAGAACGTcaaggccggcgcgctgcttgcgtgTGGTCTTCTGCAcgcgggcgtgcgcaccgagatggacgcgccgctggcgctcctttcggagcacctcgagagcaagagcgtgccgctgctCACCTCGACGGTCGTCGGCCTGGGTCTCGCGTACgcgggcgcgtgccgcgagGACGTGATGGAGCTCCTCCTGCCCGTGCTCCAGGACGAGTCGCAGCCGATGCAggtcgcctcgctcgccgcgctctcACTCGGCCTGATCTTTGTGGGGCAGGCCGAAGGCGAGATCGTCTCGAGCATCCTGCAGACGATGATGGAGCGCGAcccggcgcagctcgacgaaaAGTGGGCGCGTTTCATGGCGCTGGGCCTTGCACTGCTCTTTGTCGGCCAGCAGGAGAATAGCGACGCGACGATCGAGACGCTCAAGGCGATCGAGCACCCCCtctcgcgcgaggtgcagaTCCTGGTCGACGCGTGCAGCTACGCGGGCACCGGCAACGTGCTCAAGATCCAGACGCTCTTGCACTACtgtgccgagcacgtcaCGCCGGAAAAgaaggacgacgacgaggagaagaaggacgaAGAGAAGGACGAAAAGGACGAGAAGGACGAAAAAGACCCCTCCGACCTCTTCCAGGCCTTCTCGGTGCTCGCCATTGCGCTCATCGCGATGGGCGAGGACGTGGGCGCAGAGATGACCTTGCGCCACATGTCGCACCTGATGCACTACGGCGACCCCGTCATCCGCCGCACGGTGCCGCTGGCCCTCGCACTGCTCAACCCGTCGAACCCGGCGATCCCGGTGCTGGACACGCTCAGCAAGCACTCGCACGACTCCGACTTGGACGTCGCGCTGAACGCGATCCTCGCGATGggcatcgtcggcgcgggcacGAAcaatgcgcgcctcgcgcagcgcctgcgccagctcgcgAGCTACTACTACAAGGAGCCCGACTGTCTGTTtgtcgtgcgcgtcgcccaggGCCTCGTGCACATGGGCAagggcgtgctcggcatcgaTCCCTACCACACCGACCGCCTGCTCTTTAGCCGCACGGCGGTCGCGGGCCTGCTGGCGACGCTCGTTGCGTTTAccgatgcgcgcggctTTGTGCTCGACCGCTCGCACTGGATGCTCTTTTACCTCGtgtcggcgatgcgccccCGCTTCCTCATCACGCTCAACGAGGACCTGGAGAAGCTCCCGGTGTCGGTGCGTGTCGGCAaggcggtcgacgtcgtGGGCCAGGCAGGCAGGCCCCGCACCATCTCGGGCTTCCAGACGCATAcgacgccggtgcgcctcggcagccgcgagcgcggcgtgctcggcacggaaGAGTACCTTTCCTACACGCCGATCCTCGAAAACGTCGCGATTCTCCGCAAGAATCCCGGGAACGAGGAGGAATAG